In one Pseudomonas sp. R84 genomic region, the following are encoded:
- a CDS encoding XRE family transcriptional regulator, whose protein sequence is MHKDSTQRASVLQHVSLNVRRLRHAADMSQTALAEKSGVSRRMLVAIEAGEKNVSLTTLDRVAEALDVAFSDLIQAPDARDPSRINEVAWAGTIPGSKAVLLSKATATREVEQWEWCLQPGEVYPSQADAEGWSEQIFVFEGCLTLMLGDQPQHIGTGEFFMFASNQPHSYRNDGDVAARFVRNVVI, encoded by the coding sequence GTGCACAAAGATTCAACGCAACGGGCGTCCGTCCTGCAACACGTCAGCCTGAATGTGCGACGTCTACGCCATGCCGCTGACATGAGCCAGACCGCGCTGGCGGAAAAATCTGGCGTCAGCCGGCGCATGCTGGTGGCGATTGAGGCGGGCGAAAAGAACGTCAGTCTGACCACGCTTGATCGCGTTGCCGAGGCGCTTGATGTGGCGTTCAGCGATCTGATCCAGGCACCGGATGCGCGTGATCCAAGCCGCATCAACGAGGTGGCCTGGGCGGGCACGATCCCGGGCAGTAAAGCGGTGCTGCTCTCCAAAGCGACGGCGACTCGCGAAGTCGAGCAATGGGAATGGTGTCTGCAACCGGGCGAGGTCTACCCGTCGCAAGCGGATGCCGAGGGCTGGAGCGAGCAGATTTTCGTCTTTGAAGGTTGCCTGACGCTGATGCTCGGCGATCAGCCGCAGCACATCGGCACTGGGGAGTTTTTCATGTTTGCCAGCAACCAGCCGCATTCCTATCGCAATGATGGCGATGTTGCGGCGCGGTTTGTGCGCAATGTGGTCATATGA
- the ppnN gene encoding nucleotide 5'-monophosphate nucleosidase PpnN, translating to MTQRHVINASVSPKGSLETLSQREVQQLSEAGSGSTYTLFRQCALAILNTGAHVDNAKTILEAYKDFEIRIHQQDRGVRLELLNAPADAFVDGEMIASTREMLFSALRDIVYTENELDSQRIDLTTSQGISDYVFHLLRNARTLRPGVEPKIVVCWGGHSINTEEYKYTKKVGHELGLRSLDICTGCGPGVMKGPMKGATIAHAKQRIHGGRYLGLTEPGIIAAEAPNPIVNELVILPDIEKRLEAFVRVGHGIIIFPGGAGTAEEFLYLLGILMHPDNKGLPFPVILTGPKHAAPYLEQLDAFVTATLGEAAKQHYEIIIDDPAEVARQMTQGLKAVKQFRRERNDAFHFNWLLKIDEGFQRPFDPTHENMANLKLHRDQPPHELAANLRRAFSGIVAGNVKDKGIRLIEEHGPYQIRGDAAIMQPLDALLKAFVAQHRMKLPGGAAYVPCYRVVA from the coding sequence ATGACCCAACGACACGTAATCAATGCCTCGGTCAGCCCGAAAGGCAGCCTGGAAACCCTTTCTCAACGTGAAGTTCAACAACTGAGCGAAGCCGGATCCGGCAGCACCTATACCCTCTTCCGCCAGTGCGCCCTGGCCATCCTCAATACCGGCGCCCATGTCGACAATGCCAAAACAATCCTCGAAGCCTACAAGGACTTCGAAATCCGCATTCACCAACAGGACCGCGGCGTACGCCTGGAGCTGCTGAACGCTCCGGCCGACGCCTTCGTCGACGGCGAAATGATCGCCAGCACCCGCGAAATGCTCTTCAGCGCCCTGCGCGACATCGTCTACACCGAAAACGAACTCGACAGCCAACGCATCGACCTGACCACCTCGCAAGGCATCAGCGACTACGTTTTCCACCTGCTGCGCAATGCGCGCACTTTGCGTCCGGGCGTCGAGCCGAAAATCGTCGTGTGCTGGGGCGGTCACTCGATCAACACCGAAGAATACAAATACACCAAGAAAGTCGGCCACGAACTCGGCCTGCGCAGCCTCGACATCTGCACCGGCTGCGGCCCCGGCGTGATGAAAGGCCCGATGAAAGGCGCGACCATCGCCCACGCCAAACAGCGTATTCACGGCGGTCGTTATCTCGGCCTCACCGAGCCGGGCATCATTGCCGCCGAAGCGCCGAACCCGATCGTCAATGAGCTGGTGATTCTGCCGGACATCGAAAAACGTCTGGAAGCCTTCGTCCGTGTTGGCCACGGCATCATCATCTTCCCGGGCGGTGCCGGTACCGCGGAAGAATTCCTCTACCTGCTGGGCATCCTGATGCACCCGGACAATAAAGGGCTGCCGTTCCCGGTAATCCTCACCGGGCCGAAACACGCCGCGCCGTATCTGGAACAACTCGATGCTTTCGTCACCGCGACCCTCGGTGAAGCGGCCAAGCAGCACTACGAAATCATCATTGACGACCCGGCCGAAGTGGCACGGCAGATGACTCAGGGGCTGAAAGCGGTGAAGCAGTTCCGTCGCGAGCGCAACGACGCGTTCCACTTCAACTGGCTGCTGAAAATCGACGAAGGCTTCCAGCGTCCGTTCGATCCGACCCACGAAAACATGGCCAACCTGAAACTGCACCGCGACCAGCCACCGCACGAACTGGCGGCGAACCTGCGTCGGGCGTTTTCCGGAATCGTCGCCGGCAACGTCAAGGACAAGGGCATTCGCCTGATCGAAGAGCACGGGCCGTACCAGATCCGTGGGGATGCGGCGATCATGCAACCGCTCGATGCCCTGCTCAAAGCCTTCGTCGCCCAGCACCGGATGAAACTGCCGGGTGGCGCGGCGTATGTGCCGTGTTATCGAGTGGTGGCGTAA
- a CDS encoding Na+/H+ antiporter subunit E, which translates to MKRVFPAPLLSLALCALWLTLNLSVSPGNLLLGAILGFAAPLMMRKLRPKQVRIRRPGTILRLFFLVGRDVVVSNLIVAWGVLNAGRRPLRSGFVKVPLDLRDAHGLATLAMICTVVPGTVWSELSLDRSILLLHVWDLDDEAQFIEHFKSTYERPLMEIFE; encoded by the coding sequence ATGAAGCGTGTGTTTCCTGCACCGTTGTTGTCGCTGGCGCTGTGCGCCTTGTGGCTGACCCTGAACCTGTCGGTCAGCCCGGGCAATCTGCTGCTCGGCGCGATACTGGGTTTTGCTGCACCGTTGATGATGCGCAAACTGCGTCCGAAACAGGTACGCATTCGCCGTCCGGGAACGATTCTGCGCCTGTTCTTCCTCGTCGGTCGCGACGTGGTGGTTTCCAACCTGATTGTCGCGTGGGGCGTGCTCAACGCCGGTCGTCGCCCGCTGCGTTCGGGCTTTGTCAAAGTCCCGCTGGACCTGCGCGACGCCCACGGCCTGGCGACTCTGGCGATGATCTGCACGGTGGTGCCCGGCACGGTTTGGTCGGAGCTGTCGCTGGATCGCAGCATTCTGTTGTTGCATGTCTGGGATCTGGATGACGAAGCGCAATTCATCGAGCACTTCAAGAGCACCTACGAGCGGCCGTTGATGGAGATTTTCGAATGA
- a CDS encoding K+/H+ antiporter subunit F → MSPLLSNAILLTLFLFSLAMVLTLVRLFKGPSAQDRVLALDYLYIVAMLMMLTLGIRYSSDTYFEAALLIALFGFVGSFALAKFLLRGEVIE, encoded by the coding sequence ATGAGCCCATTACTGTCGAACGCGATTCTGCTGACGCTGTTCCTGTTCTCGCTGGCGATGGTGCTGACGCTGGTGCGCTTGTTCAAAGGCCCGTCAGCGCAGGATCGGGTCCTGGCGCTGGACTACCTGTACATCGTCGCCATGCTGATGATGCTGACGCTGGGCATTCGTTATTCCAGTGACACTTACTTCGAAGCGGCGCTGCTGATTGCGCTGTTCGGCTTCGTCGGTTCGTTTGCCCTGGCGAAATTCCTGCTGCGTGGTGAGGTGATCGAATGA
- a CDS encoding DMT family transporter, with amino-acid sequence MTSQNSSPTPLRFSRFSKAECVLVLITMIWGGTFLLVQHAMTVSGPMFFVGLRFAAAACIVALFSWRHLRALTLFELKAGAFIGVAIMLGYGLQTVGLQTIPSSQSAFITALYVPFVPLLQWLVLGRRPGLMPSIGIMLAFTGLMLLSGPSGAALNFSPGEIATLISAIAIAAEIILISTYAGQVDVRRVTVVQLATTSVLSFLLVVPTGEMLPDFSWTLLVTALGLGAASAAIQVAMNWAQKSVSPTRATLIYAGEPVWAGIVGRIAGERLPAIALVGAGLIVAAVIVSELKTKGKVAEAEAGLEQETQG; translated from the coding sequence ATGACGTCGCAGAACAGCTCTCCCACTCCCCTTCGTTTCTCTCGTTTCAGCAAAGCCGAGTGCGTGCTGGTGCTGATCACCATGATCTGGGGCGGCACCTTTCTGCTGGTTCAGCATGCGATGACGGTCAGCGGGCCGATGTTTTTTGTCGGTCTGCGTTTTGCGGCGGCGGCTTGTATCGTGGCGCTGTTCTCGTGGCGGCATCTGCGCGCACTAACCCTATTCGAACTCAAGGCCGGCGCGTTTATTGGCGTGGCGATCATGCTCGGTTACGGCTTGCAGACGGTTGGCTTGCAAACCATTCCGAGCAGTCAGTCGGCGTTCATCACCGCGCTATACGTCCCGTTCGTGCCGTTGCTGCAATGGCTGGTGCTTGGACGCCGTCCGGGGTTGATGCCAAGCATCGGCATCATGTTGGCGTTCACCGGTTTGATGCTGCTGTCCGGGCCGTCCGGCGCAGCGCTGAATTTCAGTCCCGGCGAAATCGCCACGCTGATCAGCGCCATCGCCATTGCCGCCGAAATCATTCTGATCAGCACCTACGCCGGTCAAGTTGATGTGCGCCGAGTGACCGTCGTGCAACTGGCAACGACCTCCGTGCTGTCGTTCCTGCTGGTGGTGCCGACCGGGGAAATGCTTCCGGACTTTTCCTGGACTCTGCTGGTGACCGCGCTGGGGCTGGGCGCAGCAAGTGCGGCGATTCAGGTGGCGATGAACTGGGCGCAGAAGAGTGTTTCGCCAACCCGGGCGACGTTGATCTATGCCGGTGAGCCGGTATGGGCCGGGATTGTCGGACGGATTGCCGGGGAGCGCTTGCCGGCGATTGCGCTGGTGGGCGCGGGGTTGATTGTGGCGGCGGTGATTGTCAGTGAGTTGAAGACCAAGGGTAAGGTTGCTGAAGCCGAAGCTGGGTTGGAGCAGGAAACCCAAGGTTAA
- a CDS encoding Na+/H+ antiporter subunit C, which translates to MEEVIAIAIGVLAASGVWLILRPRTFQVVMGLCLLSYGVNLFIFSMGSLFIGKEPVIKDGVTQDLLHYTDPLPQALVLTAIVISFAMTALFLVVLLASRGLTGTDHVDGREPKE; encoded by the coding sequence ATGGAAGAAGTCATCGCAATCGCCATCGGCGTGCTCGCCGCGTCCGGCGTCTGGTTGATCCTGCGACCACGGACCTTCCAGGTGGTCATGGGCCTGTGCCTGCTGTCGTACGGCGTCAACCTGTTCATCTTCAGCATGGGCAGCCTGTTCATCGGCAAGGAGCCGGTGATCAAGGATGGCGTCACCCAGGATTTGCTGCATTACACCGACCCGCTGCCACAGGCACTGGTACTCACCGCGATCGTCATCAGTTTCGCCATGACCGCGCTGTTCCTCGTCGTTCTGCTCGCCTCGCGCGGCCTGACCGGCACCGACCACGTCGACGGCCGGGAGCCTAAAGAATGA
- a CDS encoding monovalent cation/H+ antiporter subunit D → MMAMTHLIAAPILLPLLTAAIMLMLGERHRPLKAKINLFSSLVGLFISVMLLQWTQTTGVPGSIGVYLPGNWQAPFGIVLVVDRLSALMLVLTGIIGVSALLFAMARWDGAGSSFHALFQIQLMGLYGAFLTADLFNLFVFFEVLLAASYGLLLHGSGRARVSSGLHYISINLLASSLFLIGAALIYGVTGTLNMADLALKIPLVPEADRGLLHAGAGILAVAFLAKAGMWPLNFWLVPAYSSASAPVAAMFAIMTKVGVYTLLRLWTLLFSGQAGASAFFGGDWLIYGGMATMVCAGLAILAAQRLERMASLSILVSAGILLSAVGFAQPNLIGAALFYLVSSTLALSALFLLAELIERSRSANEIPLEDESELLPRPQESLQPPKGINLDDEQKAVVGQVIPWTMAFLGLSFIACALLIIGMPPLSGFIGKLSLIGALLNPLGLGTDAPISNAAWALLALLILTGLASLMAFSRLGIQRFWTPEERPSPLLRKLECAPIFLLLGLSVVLTFKAEPLLRYTQGTAEALNNPQQYVMAVLGTRAVPSPEAKSAMLEVQP, encoded by the coding sequence ATGATGGCGATGACTCACCTGATCGCCGCACCGATTCTGCTGCCGCTGCTGACCGCCGCCATCATGCTGATGCTCGGCGAGCGGCACCGACCGCTGAAGGCGAAGATCAACCTGTTCTCCAGCCTCGTCGGCCTGTTCATTTCGGTGATGCTGCTGCAATGGACGCAAACCACTGGCGTCCCCGGTTCCATCGGCGTTTATCTGCCGGGCAACTGGCAGGCGCCGTTCGGCATTGTGCTGGTGGTCGATCGCCTGTCGGCGCTGATGCTGGTGCTGACCGGGATCATCGGCGTCAGCGCTTTGCTGTTTGCCATGGCCCGTTGGGACGGCGCCGGTTCGAGCTTTCACGCACTGTTCCAGATTCAGTTGATGGGCTTGTATGGCGCATTCCTGACCGCTGACCTGTTCAATCTGTTCGTGTTCTTCGAAGTGTTGCTCGCCGCGTCCTATGGCCTGTTGCTGCACGGCTCGGGGCGGGCGCGGGTTTCATCGGGGCTGCATTACATTTCGATCAACCTGCTCGCCTCGTCGCTGTTTCTGATTGGCGCGGCACTGATCTACGGTGTCACCGGCACGCTGAACATGGCCGATCTGGCGCTGAAGATTCCGCTGGTGCCGGAAGCCGACCGAGGCTTGCTGCACGCCGGTGCTGGCATTCTCGCGGTAGCGTTCCTGGCCAAGGCCGGTATGTGGCCGCTGAACTTCTGGCTGGTACCGGCCTATTCATCGGCCAGTGCACCGGTGGCCGCGATGTTCGCGATCATGACCAAGGTTGGCGTCTACACGCTGCTGCGTCTGTGGACACTGTTGTTCTCAGGGCAGGCCGGAGCGTCGGCATTCTTCGGCGGCGACTGGCTCATTTATGGCGGCATGGCGACCATGGTCTGCGCCGGCCTGGCAATTCTCGCCGCGCAACGCCTGGAGCGCATGGCCAGCCTGAGCATTCTGGTCTCGGCGGGGATTCTGCTGTCCGCCGTTGGCTTTGCCCAGCCGAACCTGATCGGCGCGGCACTGTTCTATCTGGTCAGTTCGACCCTGGCGTTGAGCGCGCTGTTCCTGCTGGCCGAGTTGATCGAACGCTCGCGTTCGGCCAACGAGATCCCGCTGGAAGACGAAAGCGAACTGCTGCCACGTCCGCAGGAGTCCCTGCAACCGCCCAAAGGCATCAACCTCGATGACGAGCAGAAAGCCGTGGTCGGTCAGGTCATCCCGTGGACCATGGCGTTTCTCGGCCTGAGCTTCATTGCTTGCGCGCTGCTGATCATCGGCATGCCGCCGCTGTCCGGGTTCATCGGCAAACTCAGCCTGATCGGTGCTTTGCTCAATCCGCTGGGCCTGGGCACCGACGCGCCGATATCCAACGCTGCATGGGCGTTGCTGGCATTGCTGATTCTCACCGGGCTGGCATCGCTGATGGCGTTCTCGCGTCTCGGCATCCAGCGCTTCTGGACGCCAGAGGAGCGCCCTTCACCGCTACTGCGCAAACTCGAATGCGCGCCGATCTTCCTGTTGCTGGGGCTGAGCGTCGTCCTGACTTTCAAGGCTGAACCCCTGTTGCGTTATACCCAGGGCACCGCCGAGGCGCTGAACAATCCGCAGCAATACGTGATGGCGGTGCTCGGCACCCGTGCCGTACCGAGCCCGGAAGCCAAATCGGCGATGCTGGAGGTGCAGCCATGA
- a CDS encoding FAD/NAD(P)-binding protein has product MDEAQHRQFSPLNKQETILIIGGGLSGTMLAVQLLRLPGQRKVLIIEPRAELGRGEAYSAVELGHTLNGNAARMSVDPDNPDDLTQWLTEHIAGGGWPESAEQNVPVSELFPPRGLFGVYVQQRLAEACTVGARYGSSVEHIRAEVVDLQVDADSVQLTLSNGQSLSGVCAVLATGMFPAARTPQKASSGLNAAALDPWDVAAMRQLDPQSTVLIIGSGLTMVDAVVSLEQAGHRGPIEVFSRHGLLPHVRRQPPAWVDFLGDDHSTRTPRQLLRELRRQCRAAIAQGIDWQAPLDTVRVHIARLWSQATDVQRRQFVRHVRPWWESHHHRSPPLSAALVEHLYKEGRLRIQAASFKGLESSPEDGVSIRIRRRGESEICVVQGAALINSSGIEYDWRRVARPLPQQVLARGLVQPGPLALGIAAAGDGAVLDAEGLAASRLFAMGPPLRGMWWESTAVTDVALQAKALAARLVG; this is encoded by the coding sequence ATGGACGAAGCGCAGCACAGGCAATTTTCCCCCTTAAACAAACAGGAAACTATCCTGATCATCGGCGGCGGCCTCAGCGGCACGATGCTGGCGGTGCAATTGTTGCGTCTGCCCGGCCAGCGCAAGGTCCTGATCATTGAGCCGCGTGCTGAATTGGGACGCGGCGAGGCCTACAGTGCAGTCGAGTTGGGCCACACACTCAACGGCAATGCGGCGCGCATGAGCGTCGATCCGGATAATCCTGATGATCTGACGCAATGGCTGACTGAACACATTGCCGGCGGAGGCTGGCCGGAGTCTGCAGAGCAGAACGTACCGGTCAGCGAACTGTTCCCGCCGCGTGGATTGTTCGGGGTCTATGTGCAGCAGCGTCTGGCTGAAGCCTGCACTGTCGGGGCGCGTTATGGTTCGAGCGTTGAACACATTCGTGCAGAGGTCGTCGATCTGCAGGTCGATGCCGATTCGGTGCAGCTCACGCTGAGCAATGGTCAGTCATTGTCTGGAGTCTGCGCAGTGCTGGCGACTGGAATGTTCCCTGCCGCACGAACTCCGCAGAAAGCCTCCAGCGGCCTCAACGCCGCCGCGCTTGATCCGTGGGATGTCGCGGCGATGCGTCAACTCGACCCGCAATCGACCGTGTTGATCATCGGCTCTGGCCTGACCATGGTCGATGCCGTGGTGTCGTTGGAGCAGGCGGGGCATCGCGGGCCGATCGAAGTGTTTTCGCGGCATGGCTTGTTACCCCATGTGCGCCGACAACCGCCGGCCTGGGTGGATTTTCTTGGCGACGATCACAGTACTCGCACGCCCCGACAGTTATTGCGCGAGTTGCGTCGGCAATGCCGGGCAGCCATCGCCCAAGGTATCGATTGGCAAGCGCCGCTGGACACGGTGCGGGTGCACATCGCCCGGTTGTGGAGTCAGGCGACTGACGTGCAGCGTCGACAATTCGTACGGCATGTGCGGCCGTGGTGGGAAAGCCATCATCACCGTTCGCCGCCGCTGAGTGCGGCGCTGGTTGAGCATCTTTATAAAGAAGGGCGATTGCGTATTCAGGCAGCGTCGTTCAAGGGGCTTGAGTCGAGCCCTGAAGATGGCGTCAGCATTCGTATTCGACGGCGCGGTGAGTCGGAAATCTGCGTGGTGCAGGGCGCCGCGCTGATCAATTCCAGTGGCATCGAATACGACTGGCGTCGGGTGGCGCGACCGTTGCCGCAGCAGGTGCTGGCGCGTGGTCTGGTGCAGCCGGGACCGTTGGCGTTGGGGATTGCGGCGGCAGGGGATGGCGCGGTGCTGGATGCCGAGGGGCTTGCGGCTAGCCGGTTGTTTGCAATGGGACCGCCATTGCGCGGGATGTGGTGGGAGAGTACGGCGGTGACGGATGTGGCGTTGCAGGCCAAGGCGTTGGCGGCGCGGTTGGTGGGTTGA
- a CDS encoding monovalent cation/H+ antiporter subunit A, which produces MSLIVLLLLPFIGSCLAAVLPHNARNTESLLAGLVALIGTVQVALLYPQIAHGGVIREEFMWLPSLGLNFVLRMDGFAWLFSMLVLGIGTLVSLYARYYMSPDDPVPRFFAFFLAFMGAMLGLVISGNLIQMVFFWELTSLFSFLLIGYWHHRADARRGAYMALMVTGAGGLCLLAGVMILGHVVGSYDLDKVLAAGDMIRAHALYPILLPLILIGALSKSAQFPFHFWLPHAMAAPTPVSAYLHSATMVKAGVFLLARLWPSLSGSEEWFYIVSGAGACTLLLGAYCAMFQNDLKGLLAYSTISHLGLITLLLGLNSPLAAVAAVFHILNHATFKASLFMAAGIIDHESGTRDIRKLSGLIKLIPFTATLAMVASASMAGVPLLNGFLSKEMFFAETVFINATAWVEAALPIVATIAGTFSVAYSLRFTVDVFFGPPATELPHTPHEPPRWMRAPVELLVFTCLLVGIFPAQIVGPLLAAAALPVVGGELPEYSLAIWHGLNAPMIMSLIAMSGGIIVYLLLRNQLKRGRFKYPPLVGRFNGKRLFERSLVVMMRMARRVERRLGTKRLQMQLFLMVLAAVLAGLIPMLHSSLSWGDRPKIPGSIVFVTLWLLAIACALGAAWQAKYHRLAALTMVSVCGLMTCVTFVWFSAPDLALTQLAVEVVTTVLILLGLRWLPRRIEEVSPLPSSLRKARIRRLRDLLLSIAVGGGMALLSYAMLTRQTPNDISSFYLSRAMPEGGGSNVVNVMLVDFRGFDTLGEITVLVAVALTVFALLRRFRPPKESLQLPAQQRLLAPDVVTDLVNPRSASDTALGFMMVPAVLVRLLLPIALVVSFYLFMRGHNQPGGGFVAGLVMSVAFILQYMVAGTQWVEAQMSLRPLRWMGTGLLFATATGLGAMVVGYPFLTTHTWHFSLPVLGDIHIASALFFDIGVYGVVVGSTLLILTALAHQSVRGHKTASLPKSVASKGAV; this is translated from the coding sequence ATGTCCCTGATAGTTCTACTGCTTCTGCCATTCATTGGCAGCTGTCTGGCAGCGGTGCTGCCACACAACGCGCGTAATACCGAATCCCTGCTGGCAGGTCTGGTCGCTCTGATCGGCACCGTCCAGGTCGCGCTGTTGTACCCGCAAATTGCCCACGGCGGCGTGATCCGCGAAGAATTCATGTGGCTGCCCAGCCTCGGGCTGAACTTCGTTCTGCGCATGGACGGTTTCGCCTGGCTGTTCTCGATGCTGGTGCTCGGCATCGGCACGCTCGTTTCTCTCTATGCGCGTTATTACATGTCGCCGGACGATCCGGTGCCGCGCTTCTTTGCGTTTTTCCTGGCGTTCATGGGTGCCATGCTCGGTCTGGTGATCTCCGGCAACCTCATCCAGATGGTGTTTTTCTGGGAACTGACCAGCCTCTTTTCATTCCTGTTGATTGGCTACTGGCACCACCGCGCCGACGCCCGTCGCGGTGCCTATATGGCGTTGATGGTCACCGGTGCCGGCGGATTATGCCTGCTGGCGGGGGTCATGATTCTCGGCCATGTCGTCGGCAGCTATGACCTCGACAAGGTCCTGGCCGCCGGCGACATGATTCGTGCACACGCCCTCTACCCTATTCTTTTACCCCTGATTCTTATCGGCGCACTCAGCAAAAGTGCGCAGTTCCCTTTCCATTTCTGGTTGCCGCACGCAATGGCGGCGCCGACACCGGTTTCTGCCTATCTGCATTCGGCAACCATGGTCAAGGCCGGGGTGTTCCTGCTCGCGCGTCTGTGGCCATCGCTGTCTGGCAGTGAAGAATGGTTCTACATCGTCAGCGGGGCCGGCGCGTGTACGCTGTTGCTCGGCGCGTATTGCGCGATGTTTCAGAACGATCTCAAAGGTCTGCTCGCTTACTCGACCATCAGCCATCTCGGCTTGATCACCCTGTTACTGGGCCTGAACAGTCCGCTGGCTGCCGTGGCGGCGGTGTTCCACATCCTCAACCACGCTACGTTCAAGGCTTCGCTGTTCATGGCCGCAGGCATCATCGACCATGAAAGCGGTACCCGCGATATCCGCAAACTTAGCGGCCTGATCAAACTGATTCCGTTCACCGCGACGCTGGCCATGGTTGCCAGCGCCTCGATGGCGGGTGTGCCATTGCTTAACGGTTTCCTGTCGAAAGAGATGTTCTTCGCCGAAACCGTGTTCATCAACGCCACGGCGTGGGTTGAAGCGGCGCTGCCGATTGTCGCGACCATCGCCGGTACATTCAGCGTTGCCTACTCGCTGCGTTTCACCGTCGATGTGTTCTTCGGTCCACCGGCCACTGAACTGCCGCACACCCCGCATGAGCCGCCGCGCTGGATGCGTGCGCCGGTAGAACTGCTGGTGTTCACTTGCTTGCTGGTGGGGATTTTCCCCGCGCAGATCGTCGGCCCACTGCTCGCGGCAGCCGCCTTGCCTGTCGTCGGCGGCGAACTGCCGGAATACAGCCTGGCGATCTGGCATGGCCTCAACGCGCCAATGATCATGAGCCTGATCGCCATGTCCGGCGGCATCATCGTCTACCTGTTGCTGCGCAATCAGCTCAAGCGCGGTCGCTTCAAGTACCCGCCACTGGTAGGCCGCTTCAACGGCAAGCGCCTGTTCGAGCGCAGTCTGGTAGTGATGATGCGCATGGCCCGGCGCGTCGAGCGGCGACTCGGCACCAAGCGTCTGCAGATGCAATTGTTCCTGATGGTACTGGCGGCAGTGCTCGCCGGCCTGATCCCGATGCTGCACAGCAGTCTTAGCTGGGGCGACCGGCCGAAGATTCCTGGTTCGATCGTTTTCGTGACTCTTTGGCTGCTGGCAATTGCCTGTGCCCTCGGCGCCGCGTGGCAGGCCAAGTATCACCGTCTCGCGGCCCTGACCATGGTCAGCGTCTGCGGCTTGATGACCTGCGTGACCTTCGTCTGGTTCTCCGCGCCCGACCTGGCCCTGACACAACTGGCGGTCGAAGTGGTCACCACCGTGCTGATCCTGCTCGGCCTGCGCTGGTTGCCACGCCGTATCGAAGAAGTCTCGCCACTGCCAAGCAGCCTGCGCAAGGCGCGGATTCGTCGTCTGCGCGACTTGCTGCTGTCGATTGCCGTCGGCGGTGGCATGGCGCTGCTGTCCTACGCGATGCTGACGCGGCAGACGCCGAACGACATCTCCTCGTTCTACCTCAGCCGCGCCATGCCCGAGGGCGGCGGCAGCAACGTGGTCAACGTAATGCTGGTGGATTTCCGTGGCTTCGACACCCTCGGTGAAATCACCGTGCTGGTCGCCGTGGCGCTGACCGTGTTCGCCCTGCTGCGGCGTTTCCGCCCGCCGAAAGAAAGCCTGCAATTGCCAGCCCAGCAACGCTTGCTGGCGCCGGACGTGGTCACCGATCTGGTCAACCCGCGTTCAGCCAGCGACACCGCGCTCGGCTTCATGATGGTGCCTGCAGTGCTGGTGCGTCTGTTGCTGCCAATTGCGCTGGTGGTGTCGTTCTATCTGTTTATGCGCGGACACAACCAACCGGGCGGTGGTTTCGTCGCCGGTCTGGTGATGTCGGTGGCGTTCATCCTGCAATACATGGTCGCTGGCACACAGTGGGTCGAGGCGCAAATGAGCCTGCGGCCGCTGCGCTGGATGGGCACCGGGTTACTGTTCGCCACCGCCACCGGCCTGGGGGCGATGGTCGTCGGTTATCCGTTCCTGACCACGCACACCTGGCATTTCAGCTTGCCGGTGCTGGGTGACATCCATATCGCCAGCGCGTTGTTCTTCGACATTGGCGTATACGGTGTTGTGGTCGGCTCGACGCTGTTGATCCTCACCGCCCTCGCCCACCAATCGGTGCGAGGTCACAAGACCGCATCGCTGCCCAAGTCCGTCGCCAGCAAAGGAGCCGTCTGA
- a CDS encoding Na+/H+ antiporter subunit G, translating into MNAELSLWVEIPVAILLVLSGLFALIGAIGLLRMKDYFQRMHPPALASTLGAWCVALASIICFSALKSGPVIHAWLIPILLAITVPVTTLLLARAALFRKRMAGDDVPAEVSSRRTESGS; encoded by the coding sequence ATGAATGCTGAATTGTCTCTGTGGGTCGAGATTCCGGTGGCGATCCTGCTGGTGCTCAGCGGTCTGTTTGCGTTGATCGGTGCGATCGGATTATTGCGCATGAAGGATTACTTCCAGCGCATGCACCCGCCGGCACTGGCTTCGACGCTGGGCGCATGGTGTGTCGCACTGGCGTCGATCATCTGCTTTTCGGCGCTGAAATCCGGGCCGGTCATACATGCCTGGCTGATTCCGATTTTGCTGGCGATTACTGTACCGGTGACCACGTTGCTGCTGGCGCGGGCGGCGCTGTTCCGCAAGCGCATGGCCGGGGATGATGTGCCGGCTGAGGTCAGTAGCCGACGCACCGAGAGTGGTAGCTGA